The Polaribacter sp. Q13 sequence AACAAAAGACTCTTTTTGGGAAATATTAGAAGAGGAAGTTCAAGAATTAGTTCCTGAATTATATGATTTAAAGGATTCAGTAGATAATTATAGTCCAAATCCTGATACAATTATCAAAAACTACGACTTTGTAACCTTTCATCAATCTTTTGCTTACGAAGATTTTATTGAAGGGATTAAACCAATTTCACCAGAAGAAGGAGAAGAATCGAAAGATTTAGGATATGCAATTGAAGATGGTGTTTTTAAAAAATTATGTTTACGAGCAAAAAATGATCCTAATAATAGATATGCAATTTTTATAGACGAAATAAATAGAGGAAATGTTTCTGCTATTTTTGGCGAGCTCATTACATTAATAGAAATAGACAAACGTAAAGATGCCAAAAACGAAATAAGCATTAAACTCCCCTACTCTAAAACAGTATTCAGCGTACCTTCTAATATTGACATCTATGGAACTATGAATACAGCAGATAGAAGTGTTGAGGCTTTAGACACGGCTTTACGTCGTCGTTTTGAGTTTAAAGAAATGATGCCAGATTATGCTGTTATTGAAAATGAAGAAGTAGAAGGAATAAAACTTTCTGACGTTTTAGAAAAGATAAATCAACGAATAGAATTATTAATCGATAGAGATCATACCATTGGTCACTCTTACTTTGTAAATGTAGATACATTAGAAAAATTAGCCAATGCTTTTAACAATAAAATTATGCCTTTATTACAAGAGTATTTTTATGGAGATTATGGAAAAATAGGGTTGGTACTTGGGAATGGTTTTGTGAAAATTAATAAAAATGATACGATTCATTTTGCTAATTTTAAATATGACAATGCGAACGATTTTAAAATCGCTAGTTACGAACTAAAACATATTGATGAAGATACGGTTATTGATGCCGTTTTAGAGTTGTTAGGTAAAAAATAAATTTCTGAATAGCATTGGTAAAACAGCATAAAATATCCGTTTTCGAACACCAAAAATTATACATTGGTACACAAGGTTTTAAACAAACGCATTTAGATGCGCTTTTAAAACTAAACGAATACCATGATGGCAATTATTTTGAACCTATAGCAAAAGGGATTCGATTTAATCAATATGTTGGCGTTATTCAGGTTGATGGTTTGATTATAGAGATTAATCCAAAAGCAGATAAAGATGATGAAGATTACAAGTGGAAAGGTGTTTTATTAAAAATGCTGAAAGCTTGTGGAAAAATTAAAGCAGATTCCTCTGGAGATGCAAATGTAAAAAGACAACATCTTAATTTATTAGAAATCTATTTTGAATTGTACTTAAAAGAAGTAGAAATCTTGGTTCGAAAAGGTTTCATCAAACAATATAGAAAACAAACTAAAAATACAAAAGCACTAAAAGGAAAGCTAGAATTTGCAGGAAACATAAGACATAATATCGTTCATAAAGAACGTTTTTATACAACGCATCAAGTGTATGATAGCAACCATTTTTTACATCAAGTATTGTACAAAGCGTTAACTATTGTAAGTCAATTTACAAAAGGCACAAGATTGCAAGACTCAACAAATAGAGTTCTGTTAAGTTTTCCTGAAGTAGATACCAAAACCATTACCGCAAAACAGTTAAATACAATTATATTAAACAGAAAATCGAATAGCTATAAACCTGCCTTAGTTTTAGCACGATTGATTATTTTAAATTACTCTCCAGATATTGCGAGCGGAAAAGAAAAAATGTTGTCTTTATTGTTTGACATGAATCAACTTTGGGAAGAATATGTTTTAAAACAACTCCAAAAAGCGTCTGAAGGAACAGATATTAAAGTTTCAGGACAAGAATCAAAATCATTTTGGGGAGCCAATAGTTTAAGACCTGATATTGTTTTAAGAAAAGGGAATCAAACCTACATTATAGACACCAAATGGAAACGACCTCAAAAAAGTTCTGCTTCTGTAAGTGATTTACGTCAAATGTATGCCTATTGTCGTTTTTGGGATGCAGAGAAAGCCGTTTTATTGTATCCTGGAGAAACATCTGAAAATAAATTTAAATCGTACTTAACGGATGATTACTCAATCCATAGTGAAGAACCTAAAGAAATTGATCATCAATGTAAAATGGGGTTTGTTTCTGTTTTAGATAATGATGGTAATCTTAGAAATAACATTGCTACTGATATTTTAAAGTTATTGGATTTTGAGGAATAAACCAAAACGTTGAGAACTAAAAAAATTCCCGTAAAAAGATTTTAAATACTATTCAAAAAAACAAGTAGATATTATCAAAGTAATAAGGTGTTTTTTAAAGCTTTTCGTCCTTCTATCTATCTTTATTTCTTCATATTAATATTCGTCATATTCTTTTTTTGTAATTATCTTACCTCCTATTTCTGTTTCTAAAGCCAAGTTTGTGGTTTTGTCTATTTCATATTCATTAGATTTAATAATTTTAGTTTTAGCAATACACTTGTAGCTGTTTTTAATTGGTACTAATTTAATTACTATTTCTTCAAATTCATTTAGCAAATAAACTATTTCGTTCTTTTTTAACTTTTCAGAGATGTATTTTAAATTACTCATCTATAAATTTTTTAATTATTTCAGCTACCAATGTCCAACTATAGTTGATACATGATTAAATTAGCAATTGATTTAATCATATAAACTTAGCTAAAACTTATTAATTTATCTTTTTTTTAGAGAATATTTTATGGCTTCTTGTTCTAATTCATCCATTGTACGTATTTTATTTTCTAGCACCCCATTATCAATTAATTCCTTTTCAAAATATAACTTTTTACCTTTTTTTGAATGAGGTATATTTTTAGAATGAGTATATTTATAAATACATGATTTAGATAAACTCAAATAGGATGATCATTGAGTAATATCCATAACTTTAGAATGAACAGGAATTAACTCATTAAACCCCATATATGATTCTATTTTAAGTAATAAAAGCTCAATTCGATCTAATCTTTCATTTAAAATTTCAAAAGGATTTTCCATATGTGTCTTTTTAAGATAAAGTTATAGTCAAACAATACGATAATTTATATCAATTGTTTTTTTACAAAATAGTAGAATAAAGATAAAATACAGGAAAAATAAATAATAAAATAAAGGGAAGCTAATAAAGGAACTGTCAACTCAACTGTCAACTTAAAAAATAAACCCTTGATAATCAGCTGATTATCAAGGGTTTTGCGGAGAAAGAGGGATTCGAACCCCCGGACCTGTTACAGTCAATAGTTTTCAAGACTACCGCATTCGACCGCTCTGCCATTTCTCCAGTGTGTCTCATCAGGTTTACCCTGAATGCGGCTGCAAATATATAAACATTTTTTAGTTTTCAAAAAGAAAAAGTGAATTATTTTTAATTATTTTTGAATATCATTCATTCATATCTCTATCTCCTTATAAATCAAGTATTACAAACAATATATTTTTTTTAGAAATCATTACAAAACTTACTGAATCTAGAATTCTTGCAACCTAGTTTGTTATATTTGCATTCATTATTCTAATTATATAATTATGTCATTTAATTCCTTTGGAAATTTATTAAAAGTAACAACGTATGGAGAATCTCATGGAACTGCTATTGGTGGTGTTATAGATGGTTTCCCTGCCGGATTAGAGCTCGATTTTGAAGCCATTCAAAATGAGTTAGATAGACGTAAACCTGGGCAATCTAAAATAGTTACTCAGCGTAAAGAACCAGATACAGTTGAATTTCTTTCGGGAATCTTTGAAGGAAAAACAACAGGTACTTCTATTGGTTTTATTATTAGAAACACCAATCAGAAATCTAAAGATTACAATCACAATACCAATGTGTACAGACCTTCTCATGCAGACTTTACGTATGATAAGAAGTTTGGAAATAGAGATTATAGAGGTGGTGGAAGAAGTTCTGCCCGTGAAACGGCCAATTGGGTAGTTGCTGGTGCTTTGGCTAAACAGCTAATTACTAGCATGAATATCAATGCTTTTACATCTTCTGTTGGAGATATTTTTATAGACAAACCATATCAAGATTTAGATTTTTCTAAAACTGAAAGTAATATTGTGCGTTGTCCGGATGAAGTTTCTGCAGAAAAAATGATTACAAAAATACAAGAAATCAGAAAAGCAGGAGATACTATTGGTGGTACCGTAACTTGTGTTGCCCAAAATGTACCTGTAGGTTTAGGAGAACCAATTTTTCAAAAATTACATGCGCAATTAGGTAGTGCGATGTTATCTATAAATGCCGTAAAAGGTTTTGAATTTGGAAGCGGTTTTTGTGGTGCAAAAATGAAAGGCTCAGAACACAACGACATCTTTAACGAAGATGGTTCTACACAATCTAATTTATCTGGAGGTATACAAGGCGGAATTAGTAATGGTATGGATATCTACTTTAGAGTCGCTTTTAAGCCTGTTGCAACCATTATGAGTTCTCAACAGACTATTAACTCAGAATATGAAATTACAGAGATTACAGGTAAAGGAAGACATGATCCTTGTGTTGTACCTAGAGCTGTACCTATTGTAGAAGCAATGACTGCTTTGGTTTTAGCGGATTTTTGGTTGATTAATAAATCTAGGAAATTATAATTATTAAGTAAATTTAATATTTATATGGATTTTAAATTTACTTGGCAAAAAAAGTTTTTCTTCATAGCATTAATTTTTTATACTTTAACAGCTTATTTTAGCGTTGGGTATTTTAATCCTGATGAACACTATCAGATCATCGAATTTTCGGGGATATTAGATGGTAACAATACACCTCAAGATCTTCCCTGGGAGTATTCTAAACAAATTAGGTCTAGTATTCAACCATTCTTAGCATTTCTAATATTTAAAATATCAAGCTTTTTCTCAATATCAGATCCTTATTCAAAAGCACTTACTTTAAGGCTATTAAGTGCTGTTGTAGTTCTTTTATTTATCAACAACTTTATAAGCGAAGCAAAAAAATTAATCAGGACCAGCAACTGGATAGTTTTTTATTTTTTAAGTTATTTTCTCTGGTTTCTACCTTTTATTAATGTTAGATTTTCATCAGAAACTTGGTCTGGATTGCTTTTTTTATTTGGAATTACAATAATTCTAAAAAATAAAAAAAACTATTATCATTATCTTTTTTTAGGTTTAATTTTTGGTTCTAGTTTTTTATTTAGATATCAAATAGCTTTTGCTATTTTAGGAGTTATATTCTGGCTAATCTTTATTAGAAAAGAGAAATTAAATAAAATTATAATAATCCTTTTAGGTATTCTATTTACAGTTTTTCTAGGAATACTATTAGATTCCTGGTTTTATGGAGAACTAACCATTGCACCTTATAATTACTTTGTAGAAAATATTATAAATAACAAGGCTGCTGAATTTGGTGTATCTCCTTGGTACTTTTATATTGTTCTAATTCTATTTTATGCACTTTTACCAATAGGAATTCTTTTAATTTCTTCAACTATCATTTTCACATACCATAAAAAAACAAGTCTTATTACTTGGGCAATAATTCCTTTTTTAATTATTCATTCTTTAGTATCTCATAAAGAAATACGCTTTCTTTTTCCATTAATTAATTTCGCCCCAATTATATTAATCGTAGCTTATGAATACATAATAGAGAAGAAGTGGTTTATTAAAAATAAAAAATGTTTAAATATTAGTCTAATTCTAATTTTATTATTGAATGTTTTTGGGCTAATTTTCGCCAATACAAGAGCTGCTGGAGAAGGAAGAGCTGGTATTGTGTCCAAAATACATCAACTTAATAATAGAGAAAACCTTAATATTTATGTAACAGATGATTTTTACCCTAAGTATCTATGGTCTCTGAATGCTAATTTTTATAAAGAAAAAAATGCAAAATTCATCAACATAGAAAAAGACAAATACCAATCTATTTTTAGTACTGATAAAAATACTACAAACGTATTAATTCTTTCTATTAATGATTTAGAAAATGAGAAGTTAAAAGAAATACAATCTGAAACAAATATGGTTATAATAAAAAAAACATTTCCAAATTTGTTATTCTCTCTATTTAAAAAAGTTAATTTAGGTAATAAAGTGTTTGTACTTTACGCAAATAAAAAAGCGAAACTTTAAAGTTTCGCTTTTTTTTATGCCTGTCCCGTTGGTCCAAAATTCATTGGAATTGGAGGTTGCTCGTAATCCTTAATTTCACCATGTTGCTCCTCAAATTTTCTAACATTATCTGCTAAAGCTTGTGTTAAGCGTTTGGCGTGTTGTGGTGTTAGTATAATTCTAGATTTTACTTTTGCTTTTGGCACTCCTGGCATGATATTAATAAAATCTACAATAAATTCTGACATAGAGTGGTTGATAATTGCCAAGTTAGAATAGGTTCCTTCCGCAATTACTTGATCTAATTCAATATTTATTTGTCCGTCTTTGTTTTGATTTTCTTCCATAATTTATAGTGTGTATTTATTAATGTATAAAAGTTATAAAAAGAAAAAAGTTGAACTGAATAGTGTAATTAACTTACAGTAAACAATTCAACTTTTAAACTCTTAAACGTTTACACGTTATATTTAGAAACTTTTTTCTATTTCGTCTTTAGGACCAACTAGAATCTTTTCATAAGCTCTCATACCCGTACCTGCTGGAATTCTCTTACCAACAATTACATTTTCTTTTAAGCCTTCTAATGTATCTATTTTACCACTTACAGCAGCCTCGTTTAATACTTTTGTAGTCTCTTGGAAAGAAGCTGCAGAAATAAACGATTTTGTTTGTAGTGATGCTCTTGTAATACCTTGTAACACTTGTTCTGCTGTTGCAGGTTTAGCATCTCTTGCTTCTACTAAGTTTTGATCATTTCTTCTTAACAAAGAATTTTCATCTCTTAATTGACGTGCAGAAATAATTTGACCTGGTTTTAAGTTTTCAGAATCTCCAGCATCTTCAACCACTTTCATTCCAAAAATTTCATCATTATCTTTGATAAAGTCAATCTTATGAATTAATTGATTCTCTAAGAATAAAGTATCTCCAGAATCTATAATTTTAACTTTACGCATCATTTGACGAACAACAACTTCGAAATGTTTGTCGTTAATTTTTACACCCTGTAAACGATATACTTCTTGTATTTCATTTACTAAGTACATTTGCACTGCAGAAGGCCCTTGAATTCTTAAAATATCTGAAGGAGTTGTAGCTCCGTCTGATAACGGCATACCCGCTTTAATAAAGTCATTTTCTTGAACTAAAATCTGATTAGAAAGTTTTACTAAATACTTGCTAATATCTCCAGTTTTAGATTCTACGATAATTTCTCTATTACCACGTTTAATTTTACCGAAAGAAACAACACCATCAATCTCAGAAACAACAGATGGGTTAGAAGGATTACGTGCTTCGAATAACTCTGTTACACGTGGTAAACCTCCTGTAATATCCCCAGCTTTACCAGATTTTCTTGGTATTTTAACTAAAGTATGACCTGTCT is a genomic window containing:
- a CDS encoding McrC family protein; this translates as MVKQHKISVFEHQKLYIGTQGFKQTHLDALLKLNEYHDGNYFEPIAKGIRFNQYVGVIQVDGLIIEINPKADKDDEDYKWKGVLLKMLKACGKIKADSSGDANVKRQHLNLLEIYFELYLKEVEILVRKGFIKQYRKQTKNTKALKGKLEFAGNIRHNIVHKERFYTTHQVYDSNHFLHQVLYKALTIVSQFTKGTRLQDSTNRVLLSFPEVDTKTITAKQLNTIILNRKSNSYKPALVLARLIILNYSPDIASGKEKMLSLLFDMNQLWEEYVLKQLQKASEGTDIKVSGQESKSFWGANSLRPDIVLRKGNQTYIIDTKWKRPQKSSASVSDLRQMYAYCRFWDAEKAVLLYPGETSENKFKSYLTDDYSIHSEEPKEIDHQCKMGFVSVLDNDGNLRNNIATDILKLLDFEE
- the aroC gene encoding chorismate synthase produces the protein MSFNSFGNLLKVTTYGESHGTAIGGVIDGFPAGLELDFEAIQNELDRRKPGQSKIVTQRKEPDTVEFLSGIFEGKTTGTSIGFIIRNTNQKSKDYNHNTNVYRPSHADFTYDKKFGNRDYRGGGRSSARETANWVVAGALAKQLITSMNINAFTSSVGDIFIDKPYQDLDFSKTESNIVRCPDEVSAEKMITKIQEIRKAGDTIGGTVTCVAQNVPVGLGEPIFQKLHAQLGSAMLSINAVKGFEFGSGFCGAKMKGSEHNDIFNEDGSTQSNLSGGIQGGISNGMDIYFRVAFKPVATIMSSQQTINSEYEITEITGKGRHDPCVVPRAVPIVEAMTALVLADFWLINKSRKL
- a CDS encoding DUF3467 domain-containing protein, with the protein product MEENQNKDGQINIELDQVIAEGTYSNLAIINHSMSEFIVDFINIMPGVPKAKVKSRIILTPQHAKRLTQALADNVRKFEEQHGEIKDYEQPPIPMNFGPTGQA